The genomic interval TACGAAAAACCAACCTGGGTTCGTAAACGCAAAGCTGCAGCTGCTGTAAAGCGTCACCAGAAAAAACTGAGCCGCGAAAACCGTCGTTTACAGCGTCTCTACTAACAGTTCGATCTGTTAGCAATAGGTAATACCTTAATAACTTCCACACGGAGTCCGGCATGAGTCTTAAAGAAAGACTACAGGAAGAAATGAAGTCAGCCATGCGGGCGAAAGACAAAGAACGTCTTTCAACCATACGCCTGATGCTGGCTGAATTGAAACGCGTGGAAGTGGACGAAAGAATTGAGCTGTCAGATGAACGCATTTTGGCCATACTGGACAAAATGCAGAAACAGCGCCGCGACTCGATAAGCCAATTCGAGCAGGCGGAGCGCGAAGATCTGGCCGCTAAAGAAAGATCCGAACTGGAGGTGATCGCTGAATTCCTGCCCGAACCGTTGGGCGAGGCTGAACTCAATGCGCTGATAGATGCAGCCATTGCAGAAGTCGGTGCCAGTTCCATGGCTGATATGGGTAAAGTTATGGCACTGGTAAAACCAAAGGCTCAAGGTCGTGCAGACATGAGTGAAATCAGCAAGGCGGTGAAAGGCCGCCTTGCCTGAATCTTCCCATCCTGGAGTAATATCCTCATCCTGATGCTTCATCAGGTTTAAGATGTGATCGGTTATAGATCTAAGAATCCTTTGCCAGATAAACTACTACTGGCATTTTTGTGATGCCGAGTTGTCGTCCACCTTTCATGATCGATTACAAAATGAAAACAAAGTTTTTCCGTTGTATCCTGTCCGATTTAACCTTGCACCGTTCCGTTTATGAGCAGCGGTAGAATCCCACAAAGCTTCATTGATGACGTATTGGGCCGGGTCGACATCGTCGACGTGGTTGGTTCGCGCGTCAAACTCAAAAAGTCCGGGAAAAACTACATGGGCCTGTGCCCGTTTCATCATGAAAAATCCCCCTCTTTCAGCGTTAACTCAGACAAGCAGTTTTATCACTGTTTTGGATGCAGCGCCGGCGGTGATGCCATTCAGTTTCTGATTGATTATGAACGCCTGGATTTCACTGCGGCCGTAGAAGAACTGGCCCGCTTTGTCGGTATGGAAGTGCCTCGGGAAGAGAGCCCACAACAACGGGAACAGCACAAACTTCAGGGCCAGTTATATGAAGTCCTGAAACGGGCTGGTGAAATTTATTACCAGAACCTCAAAGACCATGAACACCGCCAACAGGCGGTGAATTATTTGAAAAACCGGGGATTAAGCGGCCAGATCGCCAAACATTTTCAAATTGGTTTTGCACCTGAAGGCTGGCAACGCCTGAAAGAGCAACTGCTCAAAGAAAACCATAGCAACGAACAACTTTTGCTTGCCGGGCTAACGGTTGAATCGGAACAGGGCACCCAGTACGACCGCTTCCGCAACCGCATTATTTTCCCGATCCGTGATGCCAGAGGCAGAACAATAGGTTTTGGGGGACGGGTTCTGAATGATGACAAACCCAAATACCTCAATTCCCCCGAAACACCGGTATTTCATAAAGGTCAGGAATTGTACGGCCTGTATGAAGCCAAACAGGCCAAAGGCAAACTTGAACGTATTCTGATTGTCGAAGGCTACATGGATGTCGTTGCACTTAGTCAGCATGGTATCCACTATGCGGTTGCCACACTCGGAACATCCACCAGCGATACCCATCTGCAACGACTGTTCAAACTGGTTGATGATGTTACGTTTTGCTTTGATGGCGATGCCGCAGGTCGTAACGCCGCCTGGCGGGCGCTGGAGATAGCGATCAACCACTTACAGGATGGTCGTCAGATCCGGTTCTTATTCCTGCCAGATGGAGAGGATCCGGATTCACTGATACGGAAGGAAGGTCCAGAACAATTTGCCCTGCGAATTCGTGAAGCAACACCACTAATCGACTTCCTGTTCAACAAAATCAGAGAAAACATCAACATCAACACTCTGGATGGCAAGGCCAGTTATGCCAAGCAGCTACTGGGCTGGCTGGATCAGTTACCAGGCAAGAGCCTGATCCGCGCGCTGGCGACCACGCGTCTGGCAGATATTACCGGATTGGCCGAAGAAACCCTGAAATCACTGACTGCCACCAAACCCGAACAAACTGCGGACCCAGTCAGAGAAGTGAATCAGCCGCAAACCCAGGAGCAGGCTTTTGTACCTGCCAAAAATACTCGCGTTGATTTATTTGAGGTGAATCATAAACCCAAAAAATCCGCGCTCAATCAGGCCCAAAAGTTAGTTGCCAACCTGCTCAGACAACCACGACTGGCCAGAGATCTGAAACTTCCCGACGACTTCCAAAACACCACTGATGTCGACACCCAGTTGCTACTACAAGTTATCGAGCTACTGAACCAGGCACCGGCCGAACACCTCAAAAATCCCTACC from Gynuella sunshinyii YC6258 carries:
- the dnaG gene encoding DNA primase — translated: MSSGRIPQSFIDDVLGRVDIVDVVGSRVKLKKSGKNYMGLCPFHHEKSPSFSVNSDKQFYHCFGCSAGGDAIQFLIDYERLDFTAAVEELARFVGMEVPREESPQQREQHKLQGQLYEVLKRAGEIYYQNLKDHEHRQQAVNYLKNRGLSGQIAKHFQIGFAPEGWQRLKEQLLKENHSNEQLLLAGLTVESEQGTQYDRFRNRIIFPIRDARGRTIGFGGRVLNDDKPKYLNSPETPVFHKGQELYGLYEAKQAKGKLERILIVEGYMDVVALSQHGIHYAVATLGTSTSDTHLQRLFKLVDDVTFCFDGDAAGRNAAWRALEIAINHLQDGRQIRFLFLPDGEDPDSLIRKEGPEQFALRIREATPLIDFLFNKIRENININTLDGKASYAKQLLGWLDQLPGKSLIRALATTRLADITGLAEETLKSLTATKPEQTADPVREVNQPQTQEQAFVPAKNTRVDLFEVNHKPKKSALNQAQKLVANLLRQPRLARDLKLPDDFQNTTDVDTQLLLQVIELLNQAPAEHLKNPYLTCDWLHNQGLDKILRHIENSDYFWLVKYKKPEEQTGWVESELQKNLQDLQEKLPDKEYLHLKNRITHHSSEVTEEERNRYKELLVQRKR
- a CDS encoding GatB/YqeY domain-containing protein; protein product: MSLKERLQEEMKSAMRAKDKERLSTIRLMLAELKRVEVDERIELSDERILAILDKMQKQRRDSISQFEQAEREDLAAKERSELEVIAEFLPEPLGEAELNALIDAAIAEVGASSMADMGKVMALVKPKAQGRADMSEISKAVKGRLA